In a genomic window of Sutcliffiella sp. FSL R7-0096:
- the dcm gene encoding DNA (cytosine-5-)-methyltransferase: MNVIELFAGVGGFRIGLEAVGGFQVVWGNQWEPSKKIQHAFDCYSRQFHNNGVHSNEDVSTVDTNIFNGKEIDLIVGGFPCQDYSVARSLSGEKGIQGKKGVLFWEIARFVKETSPKYILLENVDRLLKSPSKQRGRDFSIMLATLRDLDYTVEWRVVNAADYGQAQRRRRVFIFATKNQTPYVINNRNRTESDMLHDAGFFAKAFPVKNEISEKKKPQSFIMKKDLVEISDEVSMNYYNAGIMRDGLVYTEEVSPIEENPVVLGEILESNVDEKYYLSEASIEKFQYLKGPKRIERTSATGHKYTFSEGGMSFPEPLDKPGRTMLTSEGTVNRSTHVIEDPMTKRLRVLTPVECERLNGFPDNWTEGMTERMRYFCMGNALVVGLIERMGKRIIEIEKENSRGRQEELNLVFKD, from the coding sequence ATGAATGTAATTGAATTATTTGCCGGTGTAGGTGGTTTTCGCATTGGGCTAGAGGCCGTAGGTGGATTTCAGGTTGTATGGGGAAATCAATGGGAACCATCTAAGAAAATACAACATGCCTTTGATTGTTATTCTCGTCAATTTCATAATAACGGAGTACATTCAAATGAAGATGTATCAACTGTAGATACAAATATATTTAATGGAAAAGAAATAGATTTAATTGTTGGTGGATTTCCTTGCCAGGATTATTCTGTGGCAAGAAGCCTAAGCGGTGAAAAAGGCATACAAGGGAAGAAGGGTGTACTTTTTTGGGAGATTGCTAGATTTGTAAAAGAAACAAGCCCAAAGTACATTTTATTGGAAAATGTAGATCGGCTCTTGAAGTCACCTTCTAAACAACGTGGTCGAGATTTTTCTATTATGTTAGCTACTCTAAGGGATTTGGATTATACAGTTGAATGGCGTGTTGTTAATGCTGCGGATTATGGACAAGCACAAAGAAGAAGAAGAGTTTTTATCTTTGCTACAAAAAATCAAACGCCATATGTGATTAATAATAGAAATCGAACCGAAAGTGATATGTTACATGATGCAGGTTTCTTCGCGAAAGCTTTCCCAGTTAAAAATGAAATTAGCGAAAAGAAAAAGCCACAATCATTTATTATGAAAAAAGACCTTGTAGAGATTTCAGATGAAGTTTCTATGAATTATTACAATGCCGGGATAATGAGGGATGGTTTGGTCTATACAGAAGAAGTATCTCCCATTGAAGAAAATCCTGTAGTACTTGGAGAAATCCTTGAATCCAATGTGGATGAAAAATATTATCTATCAGAGGCATCTATAGAAAAGTTTCAATACCTAAAAGGACCTAAAAGAATAGAAAGAACATCTGCCACAGGTCATAAGTATACTTTTTCCGAAGGAGGCATGTCTTTTCCGGAACCATTAGATAAACCTGGAAGAACCATGCTGACTAGTGAAGGAACTGTCAATAGAAGTACGCACGTAATAGAAGACCCTATGACAAAGAGGTTAAGAGTATTGACCCCAGTAGAATGTGAACGATTAAATGGTTTTCCCGATAATTGGACTGAAGGTATGACTGAAAGAATGAGATACTTCTGTATGGGTAATGCACTAGTTGTAGGCCTAATAGAACGAATGGGAAAAAGAATAATCGAGATTGAAAAAGAAAATAGTCGTGGTCGCCAAGAAGAGTTGAATTTGGTATTTAAAGATTAA
- a CDS encoding Sau3AI family type II restriction endonuclease, with product MNYQTIDELMDKAYQAEGKTFGELDKTGRIKKIKSKGTLGHIIEESFFGYSVNSISEPDFVELGVELKVTPIKRNKNGTLSSKERLVLNIIDYMKEFELTFETSSFYTKANKILIMLYQYEKEQSLGDYRILKVFLNEFSEADLAVIQRDWEIIVSKIKAGEAHLISEADTMYLSACTKGADKNSVRKQPFSLLRAKQRAFALKASYMTGVIRKQLTPEHLESLSTHQELKEKTLEQILEERFKPHYGKKIDQLCLEVGVPYNPRNKSMVPHIMTKLLGVKKNNLSDIEEFAKANITFKTVSLEPNGSLREHMSFKNINFNTFLHADWEESELYELFAEQKFLFLVFRYTEEYQPKVKRIPYFEGIKLWNMPQKTIEEELYELWCEIGDVLRGEVKLTIKGSKTYNNLPGPKFNNLCHVRPKAKDSKDKVKLPDGQYITKQCYWLDKQYVLSILDN from the coding sequence ATGAATTACCAAACGATAGATGAACTTATGGACAAAGCGTATCAAGCAGAAGGTAAAACTTTTGGGGAATTAGATAAAACCGGACGGATAAAAAAAATCAAATCTAAAGGGACTTTAGGACATATAATTGAAGAAAGTTTCTTTGGTTACTCTGTTAATTCAATCTCAGAGCCAGACTTTGTCGAACTTGGTGTGGAGCTAAAAGTAACTCCTATTAAGAGGAATAAGAACGGAACTCTTTCCTCAAAAGAACGGTTAGTATTAAATATTATTGATTATATGAAAGAGTTTGAATTAACCTTTGAAACCTCTTCCTTTTATACAAAAGCCAATAAAATTTTGATTATGCTTTATCAATATGAAAAGGAACAAAGTTTAGGGGATTATAGAATTTTAAAAGTATTTTTAAACGAGTTCTCTGAAGCAGACTTGGCTGTGATTCAAAGGGATTGGGAGATTATCGTATCCAAAATAAAAGCTGGAGAGGCTCATTTAATTTCTGAAGCTGATACCATGTACCTCTCTGCATGCACAAAAGGTGCAGACAAGAATTCAGTTCGAAAACAGCCTTTCTCTTTGTTAAGAGCAAAACAACGTGCATTTGCTTTAAAGGCATCTTATATGACGGGGGTTATCCGTAAGCAATTAACACCTGAACATTTAGAAAGTCTTTCTACCCACCAGGAATTAAAAGAGAAAACTTTAGAGCAAATTTTAGAGGAGAGATTCAAGCCCCACTATGGAAAAAAAATAGATCAACTTTGTCTTGAAGTTGGAGTACCATATAACCCCAGAAACAAATCAATGGTTCCTCATATTATGACAAAGTTACTCGGGGTTAAAAAAAATAATCTTTCTGACATTGAAGAGTTCGCAAAAGCAAACATCACATTTAAAACTGTTAGCTTAGAACCTAACGGTAGTTTAAGGGAACATATGTCTTTTAAAAACATAAATTTCAACACCTTCTTACATGCGGATTGGGAAGAGAGTGAACTTTACGAGTTGTTTGCAGAACAAAAGTTTCTTTTTTTAGTGTTCCGTTATACCGAAGAATACCAGCCAAAAGTAAAAAGAATCCCATATTTTGAAGGAATAAAATTGTGGAATATGCCGCAAAAAACAATTGAAGAAGAGTTATACGAGTTATGGTGTGAAATTGGCGATGTATTAAGGGGCGAAGTAAAGTTAACTATTAAAGGAAGTAAAACTTACAATAATCTTCCTGGGCCTAAGTTTAATAACCTTTGTCATGTTAGACCAAAGGCAAAAGATAGTAAGGATAAAGTAAAACTACCTGATGGTCAATATATTACAAAGCAATGTTATTGGCTAGACAAACAGTACGTATTAAGTATCTTGGATAATTAA